A single Chanos chanos chromosome 8, fChaCha1.1, whole genome shotgun sequence DNA region contains:
- the elfn2a gene encoding extracellular leucine-rich repeat and fibronectin type III domain containing 2a, producing the protein MASRFYLPQTSPSTLLFFLLPLLLLHHFPSMVEGDCWLIEGDKGYVWLAICSQNQPPYETIPQHINNTVHDLRLNENKLKAIMFASLSRFTNLTDLNLTKNEISYIEDGAFAGQANLQVLQLGYNKLTNLTEGMLRGLGRMQCLFLQHNLIEVIATNAFWECPSLSSLDLSSNKLAKLDPSTFSVLGRLMVCELAGNPFHCGCELYSFLTWLQDFNNVTHTYDRLQCETPRELFGYPLLSPVTNHGRNARSILSSMCKDGVIVPDMTSLPPDLDASGLGLDISEKMGPYHEPTASSTTNPTSIPTIKVQTLSLHSASLLVQIPRPFSKMYILVQYNHTYVSDVMNLKKKKELITLNNLKPNTNYTFCVASIRNSQRYNHTCMHFATRAAGPNDMPPNPSTTTHYIMTILGCLFGMVIVLGLVYYCLRRRRMQEEKEKSISVKKTILEMRYGPEAAAAAANDPSALQKLHEQGHHQHHHGKMPPSTSSSLGMLHSSANTSSSRLSSLPQVEKMATAFSEAMATSKGNYMDVRTSAGGEERIRDGGVVGVGEEVMREGGGMDVGEDSDDDGRGSTSEISTIAKEVDKVNQIINNCIDALKLDSVAVAAAAAAAATTADNSASPPPSCVTSLARGLIPLSPTITETCQMLASPKIPPPPAIPLVLPLSERPGISGGGFLSPPYRDPPPATAVRPLQRQLSADAAVVVPSSVKNRCSVSSGGSVKSARVFSLDVPEPCSPDACKYPEKGSPLGCGEPLDRLPLVGVQGSGGGGGGGGNGGGGGGGGGSGGGGGCGGVSGGGGGTAQQHHLEVHPDYHCSEHRHSFPALYYEGAIDSPAQKPSFLKPLSRTKRDAAYSQLSPRHHNYSGYSSSPEYSSESTLKIWERFRPYKKSPREEASYIAAGHALRKKVQFAKDEDLHDILDYWKGVSAQQKL; encoded by the coding sequence ATGGCCAGCAGGTTTTATCTCCCTCAGACTTCTCCATCCACTCTCTTGTTCTTCCTTCTCCCTTTGCTCTTGCTCCACCACTTTCCCAGCATGGTGGAAGGCGATTGTTGGCTTATTGAAGGAGACAAAGGCTACGTGTGGCTGGCCATTTGCAGTCAGAACCAACCTCCATACGAGACAATCCCACAGCATATCAACAATACAGTGCATGACTTACGTCTGAATGAGAACAAGCTCAAGGCTATCATGTTTGCCTCACTGAGCCGCTTCACCAACTTGACAGACCTCAATCTCACAAAGAATGAGATTTCCTATATTGAAGATGGTGCCTTTGCTGGGCAGGCCAATCTTCAGGTTTTGCAACTCGGCTACAACAAGCTGACCAATCTCACTGAGGGAATGTTGCGGGGCCTTGGTCGAATGCAGTGCCTCTTTCTGCAGCACAATCTCATCGAGGTCATTGCCACTAATGCCTTCTGGGAGTGTCCAAGTCTCAGCAGTCTGGATCTATCCTCCAATAAGCTGGCAAAGCTGGATCCCTCCACCTTCTCTGTTTTGGGACGGCTTATGGTATGTGAGCTGGCAGGGAATCCCTTCCATTGTGGCTGTGAGCTGTATAGCTTTCTTACTTGGTTGCAGGACTTCAACAATGTCACCCACACCTATGACAGGCTACAGTGTGAGACTCCCCGGGAGCTCTTTGGCTACCCTCTGCTAAGTCCAGTCACCAACCATGGACGCAATGCTCGCTCGATCCTGTCATCCATGTGCAAGGATGGGGTTATTGTACCAGACATGACCTCCCTGCCTCCTGACCTGGATGCTTCAGGCTTGGGATTAGACATCTCAGAGAAGATGGGACCTTACCACGAGCCTACTGCTTCATCTACCACCAACCCCACCTCCATCCCAACTATCAAAGTACAGACTTTATCACTCCACTCAGCCTCCCTATTGGTGCAGATCCCTCGGCCCTTCAGCAAAATGTACATTCTGGTGCAGTACAACCACACCTACGTATCTGATGTTATGaacctgaagaaaaagaaggagctCATCACCCTTAACAACCTAAAACCCAATACAAACTACACTTTCTGTGTTGCTTCTATTCGCAACTCGCAGAGGTacaatcacacatgcatgcattttGCCACTCGTGCAGCTGGGCCGAATGATATGCCGCCTAACCCCTCTACCACCACCCATTACATTATGACCATTCTGGGCTGCCTGTTCGGAATGGTCATTGTGTTGGGTTTGGTGTACTACTGCCTCCGCAGGCGGCGTatgcaggaggagaaagagaaatccATCAGCGTCAAGAAAACCATCTTGGAAATGAGATACGGTCCAGAGGCAGCGGCTGCCGCAGCCAATGACCCTTCAGCCTTACAGAAGCTGCATGAACAAGGCCATCATCAGCACCACCATGGCAAAATGCCACCCTCCACTTCCTCCAGCTTAGGCATGCTTCATAGCTCAGCCAACACCAGTTCATCACGGCTATCCTCCCTGCCTCAAGTGGAAAAGATGGCTACTGCCTTCTCAGAGGCTATGGCCACTAGTAAGGGTAACTATATGGATGTGAGGACATCAGCAGGTGGGGAGGAGCGAATCAGGGATGGAGGAGTAGTAGGGGTGGGAGAGGAAGTcatgagggaggggggtgggatgGACGTGGGTGAGGACTCTGATGATGATGGCCGGGGCTCAACTTCAGAGATCTCCACCATTGCAAAGGAGGTAGACAAAGTCAACCAGATCATCAACAACTGTATTGATGCACTTAAATTGGATTCTGTAGCAGttgcagctgcagcagcagcagctgctaCCACAGCAGACAACTCTGCCTCTCCACCTCCTTCCTGTGTCACGTCACTGGCTCGGGGGCTCATTCCCCTTTCTCCAACAATCACAGAGACATGTCAGATGCTTGCCTCTCCTAAAATCCCCCCTCCACCTGCCATTCCCCTGGTCCTGCCACTATCTGAGAGACCAGGAATTAGTGGAGGGGGCTTTCTGTCCCCTCCATATAGGGACCCACCACCTGCAACAGCTGTGCGCCCCTTGCAGAGGCAGCTGAGTGCTGATGCTGCGGTTGTTGTTCCCAGCTCTGTCAAGAATCGGTGCAGTGTCTCCTCTGGGGGATCTGTCAAGAGTGCTCGCGTTTTCAGTCTTGACGTCCCTGAGCCTTGCAGCCCGGATGCCTGCAAGTACCCAGAGAAAGGCAGTCCCCTGGGGTGTGGGGAACCTCTGGACAGGCTTCCTCTGGTGGGTGTTCAGGGAAGTGGTGGTGGCGGGGGAGGAGGTGGCAacgggggaggagggggtggcggtggtggcagtggtggtgggggtggatgtGGTGGTGTAAGTGGTGGAGGTGGGGGCACAGCGCAACAACACCACCTAGAGGTGCACCCAGATTACCACTGCTCAGAGCACCGACACTCCTTCCCTGCCCTCTACTATGAGGGTGCCATCGACTCCCCTGCCCAGAAGCCCTCCTTCCTCAAGCCCCTCTCACGCACCAAGAGGGACGCTGCCTATTCCCAGCTCTCACCACGCCATCACAACTACTCGGGATACTCCTCCAGTCCCGAGTACTCATCAGAGAGCACTCTAAAGATCTGGGAGCGTTTCCGCCCGTACAAGAAGAGTCCTAGGGAGGAGGCATCCTACATTGCAGCCGGTCATGCCCTCCGAAAGAAAGTCCAGTTTGCTAAGGATGAGGATCTGCATGACATCCTTGACTACTGGAAGGGGGTGTCGGCGCAGCAAAAACTGTGA